In Mytilus edulis chromosome 7, xbMytEdul2.2, whole genome shotgun sequence, a single genomic region encodes these proteins:
- the LOC139481507 gene encoding uncharacterized protein has protein sequence MESSNILKLLCCLLCVADHDVTGIPYPGDDASVPELVQYYHQLCYTSLQICGFLLFVHGTFMSCSMLKRLKRRLNIRRRNNQSPLPTVVRTILALHRNGLSNVGYRYMWRTLNIGFGLCVTQSRARLCLRTIDQQGVLNRSHRVLRRRVYYNRGPNYLIHVDGYDKLKPYGIAIHGAIDGYSRKLLWLIASPSNNNPRYVGYWYLNWIKQRKMLPRVVRSDAGTENVIMRDLQRSLRHNQNDEMSGQNSFLVGRSVANQRIERLWGTLKTSFTQFWRNRFQDFQDTGLLNVSCPVHKECVRFCFLSVIQHQLDMFAENWNSHRIRRQRAEVVTPSGIPNMLYYQPEIFGGRDCSFPLPCNLQTIDNLIEEYTENFPEHGCSNEFINIVELLTGNRRDQFPIITSYDDAELLFRTLIAALPN, from the exons ATGGAATCAAGCAATATTTTAAAG TTACTCTGTTGTCTCCTTTGTGTTGCTGATCATGACGTTACAGGAATACCTTACCCAGGCGATGATGCTTCTGTGCCTGAACTAGTCCAATACTATCATCAATTATGCTACACGTCCCTTCAAATATGTGGATTTCTCTTGTTTGTTCACGGAACATTCATGAGTTGTTCCATGTTAAAAAGACTTAAGAGAAGATTAAATATCAGACGGCGTAACAACCAGTCGCCATTACCTACAGTTGTAAGGACAATCCTGGCTTTACACCGTAATGGCCTGTCTAATGTTGGATACAGGTATATGTGGAGGACTCTGAACATAGGCTTTGGACTTTGCGTCACACAATCAAGAGCAAGGCTTTGCTTAAGAACAATAGACCAACAGGGTGTACTTAACAGATCGCATCGAGTTCTTCGAAGGAGAGTGTACTACAATAGAGGACCAAACTATCTGATTCATGTCGATGGTTACGATAAATTAAAACCCTACGGCATAGCTATACATGGGGCAATCGATGGATACTCTCGTAAACTTTTATGGTTGATAGCAAGTCCCTCCAACAATAACCCCAGATATGTCGGTTACTGGTATCTTAATTGGATCAAACAAAGAAAGATGCTTCCAAGGGTTGTTCGATCGGATGCAGGAACAGAAAACGTCATAATGAGGGATTTACAAAGATCGTTGCGACATAATCAAAACGATGAAATGTCGGGACAAAATTCTTTTCTCGTCGGCAGATCTGTTGCAAATCAAAGAATAGAAAGGCTTTGGGGTACACTAAAAACGAGTTTCACCCAGTTTTGGAGAAACCGTTTCCAGGATTTCCAAGACACTGGACTTCTTAATGTATCGTGTCCAGTACATAAAGAATGTGTTCGATTTTGTTTCCTCTCCGTTATCCAACATCAATTGGACATGTTTGCTGAGAACTGGAACTCACATAGAATAAGAAGACAACGTGCTGAAGTTGTAACACCAAGTGGTATTCCAAATATGTTATACTATCAGCCAGAGATCTTTGGTGGAAGAGACTGTTCATTTCCTTTACCATGTAACTTACAAACAATTGACAATCTCATAGAGGAATATACAGAGAACTTTCCAGAGCATGGCTGTAGCAATGAATTTATTAACATTGTCGAGTTGCTTACTGGAAACAGACGAGATCAGTTTCCCATCATCACATCATACGATGACGCAGAGCTATTGTTTCGGACATTGATTGCTGCCTTACCGAATTGA